TCACGTTGCTCACGAGAGCACGGATGGCTGGAACAATGCCGGCACGGGGCACGCCGGTTATTGTGAGCTGAACTACACTCCCCAAGCCGATGATGGCAGCATCACAATCAACCGCGCACTGTCGATCAACGCGAACTTCGAGGTGACCCTGCAGTTCTGGTCCTACCTGGTCGAACAGCAGATCCTGCCAGCGCCCGGCAAATTCATCAATCCAACGGCACACCAGAGTTTTGTCTGGGGCGAGAACGACGTTGCCTTCCTGCGCAAACGTCATGAACTGCTCAGCGCGCACCCTCTCTTCGCCGAGATGCAATACAGCGAATCACCGGAAAAGCTCAATGAGTGGATGCCTTTGGTCATGCGTGATCGCACAGACGGTGTACCCGTTGCCGCGACCCGTGTCGAGCATGGTTCCGATGTCGATTTCGGCTCGCTGACCCGCAGCATGATCAAACATCTGGTGACCCAGGACAACTTCGACCTGCTCCTCAGCCATTCGGTCAAGAGCATGCGCAAGAGCAAGCGCGGCCATTGGCGCGTGGCAGTGAAAGACGAACACAGCGGTGAAGACAAGCAGTTCAACGCCCGCTTCGTGTTTCTCGGCGCCGGCGGCGGCTCCCTGCCCCTGCTGCAGAAATCACACATCGATGAAAGCCAGGGGTACGGCGGCTTCCCGGTCAGCGGCCAGTGGCTGGTGTGCAGGAAACCGGAGATCGTTCAGCAGCACCATTCCAAGGTTTATGGCAAAGCACCGGTTGGTGCGCCGCCCATGTCCGTACCGCACCTGGACACGCGCATCATCAACGGCGAGCCCGCCCTGCTGTTTGGCCCCTTCGCCGGGTTCACCACCAAGTTTCTGAAGAAAGGCTCGGTGTTTGATCTGTTTTCCTCGGTACGCCCTTACAACGTTGCGCCGATGATGGCAGTCGGTCGCGACAATATGGACCTGACCAAGTATCTGATCGCCGAATCCTTCCAGTCGCACAAGGATCGCGTGGCTTCGCTGCGCAACTTCTTCCCCGACGCCAAAGAGGAAGATTGGACGCTGCAGAACGCCGGCATGCGCGTCCAGATCATCAAGAAGGATGCCGAAGGACATGGCAAACTGGAGTTCGGTACCGAAACCGTCGCCGCCAAGGATGGTTCCCTGGCTGCGCTGTTGGGCGCCTCTCCAGGCGCATCGACGGCGGTACAGGCCATGATCGATGTTCTGCAACGCTGCTTCAAGGATCGAATGGCCAGCCCGCAATGGCAGGCCCGCATGAAGGAACTGGTGCCCTCTTACGGCCAGTCCCTGATTGATGACGCCGAGCTACTCAAGACGGTCCGCGATCGCACACTGAGTACGCTCAACCTGCGCCGCGACTGATCTTCCAGCGTTATGCCCGCCGGCGGGCGCTGAACTACCTGCCGGCGAGCTCTATCACTGTTTTGTCACATCCAGCTCGACTCCCTGTGCCTGCAACCGATCAAAGGCAGCATCCAGATCCGCTTTCAGTTGCTCGACAAACCCCGAATGGCGAGACAGTACGAACCGCATGGGGTGATTGGCCACTTCGATATAGGGGAGCGGCGCCATGTTCAGGTCCTGCAATACCACGTCCACCTGAGCTCGATAATCCAGCAGATAATCACCACGCCCCCGCAACAACATCTTCACTGCACCGCTGTGCGAGTTGCTCTTGTGCAGAGTCAGGTCCAGCGCGGGATCGGCGAGAATATCCTTCAAAGCACTGGTATAAGTGAAGTTGGTGATCGTGATGACACTTTTACCACGCAGCCCCTGCGGCCAGTCCGGTGGGGGCTCACCCGCAAGGTAATAAAGATTGATACCGACCTGCCCCATGTCACGCTCGGTAAGCAGAGTGTCATTATCCAACCCCGGCTTGTTCAGCACGCCGGGCCATAGATGCACGTCACCGCTTTCCAACCCCAACCAGATCCGCGCTGCCGGCAGAATCTGGACCTGCGCCTCATACCCCGCTTCATTCAGCAATCTCCGAGTCAATTCAACAGCCTTGCCCGTCGGTCGGCCTGACTCATCCAGCTCCGAATAACCTGGAAAATCCATAAAGGCCACTCGTATCTCGGGTTTCTGCTGCGCCAGTACTGCTGAGCTGGAAAACAGAAGGAGCAATATCAACCAGCCTCTTGCGGTCGCCTTCATAAGCACTTGTCCTCGATAGTCCTTGAGTTTTTCTTGTATATTTCGAGCCTAACCAGCCCTCTCAGGATTGCAAGTGCAAGCCATGTCGCCGTAAGGGAAGAATTTTTTCGCTGAGTGATACAAAAAACCCCTTGCCGGTCGCTCAGCAAGGGGTTTTGTCATTGCACTCTACTGCTCAGTCACCGTAAACCGGCAGACGGGCGCAGATGGCCTTGACCTGCTCACGAACGCGATCGATGACGGACTCGTCACCCATGTTGCCCAGGATGTCGCAGATCCAGCCGGCCAGCTCGCGGCACTCGGATTCCTTGAAGCCACGCGTGGTCACCGCCGGCGTACCGATGCGCAGACCGGAGGTCACGAACGGCGAGCGCGGATCGTTCGGCACGGCATTCTTGTTCACGGTAATGAACGCGCGACCCAACGCAGCGTCAGCATCCTTACCGGTAATGTCCTGCTTGATCAGCGACAGCAGGAACAGGTGGTTCAGCGTACCGCCGGATACCACATCAAAACCACGCTCGATGAACACCTCGGCCATCGCCTGGGCATTCTTCACCACCTGCTGCTGGTAAGCCTTGAACTCGTCGCTCATGGCTTCCTTGAAGCAGATCGCCTTGGCCGCAATCACATGCATCAGCGGGCCACCCTGACCACCGGGGAATACCGCGGAGTTGAGCTTCTTCTCCAGTGCCTCGTTGGCACGGGCCAGAATCAGACCGCCACGCGGGCCGCGCAGGGTCTTGTGGGTAGTGGTGGTGACCACGTCAGCGTGAGGCACAGGGTTGGGGTAGACGCCCGCCGCAACCAGACCGGCAACGTGAGCCATGTCGACAAACAGGTAGGCACCGACCTTGTCGGCAATCTCGCGGAAACGCGGGAAGTCCAGAATCTGCGAATAGGCGGAGAACCCAGCGATGATCATTTTCGGCTTGTGTTCAACGGCCAGACGCTCGACTTCGTCATAGTCGATCAGACCGGTATCGGTGTTGATGCCGTACTGCACAGCGTTGTACATCTTGCCGGAGAAGTTGACCGACGCACCATGCGTCAGGTGACCACCATGGGCCAGGCTCATGCCGAGTACGGTATCACCGGCCTGCAGCAGAGCCTGGAACACGGCGCTGTTGGCCTGGGAGCCGGCATGCGGCTGCACGTTGGCATAATCAGCGCCGAACAATTCCTTGGCACGGTCGATGGCCAGCTGCTCAGCCACGTCCACGAACTCACAACCGCCGTAGTAGCGCTTGCCCGGGTAACCTTCGGCGTACTTGTTGGTCAGCACCGAACCTTGCGCCTGCATGACCGCAGGACTGGTGTAGTTCTCGGATGCGATCAGCTCGATGTGCTCTTCCTGACGCTGGGCCTCCTGTTGCATGGATGCCCACAACTCGGCGTCGAAAGTGGCAATATCGTTGGAACGGCTAAACATGTCACGGCCCTCTGCCAGGATGTACAAATAAAAAAGAGGCCGCATTTTACCCCAACCGGCACAAACTGGCACATGAAAAGCATTCAGGCCGTCGGACAACCTCTTTCAAGTAGCGATGCATACAGGCCAGTGGGCTGCATGTTTGCCCTCTGCATCGACTTCAGCTAGCCTTGCCAACCATCCAGCACCGTTCCAGGTGCCGTTCCTTTTTATACAGTTATCAAGGTTTGCGTCCACATGGCCCAATACGTATACAGCATGCATCGGGTAAGCAAGGTTGTCCCCCCGAAGCGGCAGATCCTCAAGGACATCTCCCTCTCCTTTTTCCCCGGCGCCAAGATCGGCGTGCTGGGCCTGAACGGCTCGGGTAAATCCACTCTGCTGCGCATCATGGCCGGCGTGGACACCGAGTTCGACGGCGAAGCGCGCCCGATGCCCGGTATCAATGTCGGTTATCTGCCGCAGGAGCCGCAACTGGATGCGGACAAGACAGTGCGAGAGATCGTCGAAGAAGCTGTGAGCCAGATAACGAACGCCCAGGCACGCCTCGATGAAGTCTATGCAGCCTACGCTGAACCGGAGGCTGATTTCGACGCGCTGGCCGCGGAGCAGGCCAAACTGGAAGCCATTCTGCAGGCCGCCGATGGGCATAATCTGGCTCGCCAGCTGGAAGTCGCTGCCGACGCCCTGCGCCTGCCGCCATGGGATGCACTCATCGGTCATCTGTCCGGTGGTGAAAAACGCCGTGTAGCCCTGTGCCGGCTGCTGCTGTCAGCACCTGACATGCTGCTGCTCGACGAGCCAACCAACCACCTGGACGCCGATTCCGTCGCCTGGCTGGAGCAGTTCCTGCATAACTTCCCCGGCACCGTAGTGGCGATTACTCACGACCGCTACTTCCTGGATAATGTCGCTGGCTGGATTCTCGAACTGGACCGCGGCCACGGTATCCCATTCGAAGGCAACTACTCGCAATGGCTGGAATCCAAGGCCAACCGTCTGTCTACCGAGGCCAAGCAGGAAGCCTCCCATGCCAAGGCAATGAAAGCCGAACTGGAGTGGGTCCGCCAGGGCGCCAAGGGTCGTCAGTCCAAATCCAAGGCTCGTCTGCAGCGCTTCGAGGAAATGCAATCCCAGGAATTCCAGAAGCGCAGCGAAACCAACGAGATCTATATTCCCACCGGCCAACGCCTGGGTGATCAGGTCATCGAGCTGCACAATGTATCCAAGGGTTATGGCGACCGGGTGCTGATCGATGATCTGTCTCTGACCATACCCAAGGGTGCGATTGTCGGCGTGATCGGTGGTAACGGCGCAGGTAAATCCACCCTGTTCCGCATGCTGACCGGCAAGGAACAGCCCGACAGCGGCAAGATCGTCATTGGTGACAGCGTACAGATTGCCAGCGTTGATCAGAGCCGTGACGAGCTGGATGGCAGCAAGACCGTCTGGGAGCAGGTGTCCGACGGATTCGACATGATCAAGGTCGGCAACTATGAAGTGCCGTCACGTGGTTATGTCGGCCGCTTCAACTTCAAGGGCGCTGATCAGCAGAAGTTCGTCAAGGATCTCTCCGGTGGTGAGCGTGGCCGTCTGCATCTGGCATTGACGCTGAAACAGGGCGCCAACGTGCTGCTGCTCGACGAACCCTCCAACGACCTCGATGTGGAAACGCTACGTGCCCTGGAAGAAGCCTTGCTGGACTTCCCCGGCTCTGCGATCGTGATCTCCCACGACCGCTGGTTCCTGGACCGTATCGCCACGCACATTCTTTCCTATGAGGATGATGCCAAGGTGGTATTCTTCGAGGGCAACTACACTGAATTTGAAGCCGACCGTAAAAAACGCCTGGGCGAAGCCGCAGCGCAGCCGCATCGTGTCCGCTACAAAAAACTGGCATAAAAACCCGGTTTGAGAAAAAAGTCACATTCTCAGTGAACTTTTTCGAGCCGCCGTCTGCGACTAAAACGCGCAGGCGGCGGTGTCATCTGAAAATTCATGAAAACGCTTCTAAAACAAGCAGCTGCAGCCTGATTGCCGTCACTGCAATCACCTCCGCGACAGCGCTCAGAAGCGACTTTCCGCATCAACATTCTGTATGTTTTTTTGTGAAGCGCTATTTCAGACCGTGCTCACCTCTGATAAATTTGCGCCATTACGCCTTAAACTTGCAAAAAAGAGACCTCCATGACTGATACGCTGACAGCCTGCCTGGCGCACCTGAAGTTGCGCGACCCAGAGCAACCCGAATTCCATCAGGCAGCCGAAGAAGTTCTGAGCACGCTGTGGCCTTTCCTGCAGGAGCATCCCAAATACCTCAAGGCGGGTATCATTGAGCGACTGATCGAACCTGAGCGAGTGATCATGTTCCGCGTGCCGTGGATGGATGACAATGGCCAGGTTCATGTGAACCGCGGCTTTCGCGTGCAAATGAACAGCGCCATCGGTCCCTACAAGGGCGGGCTGCGTTTCCATCCTTCGGTCAACCTGGGCGTACTCAAATTCCTGGCCTTCGAGCAGGTCTTCAAGAACGCCCTGACCACCCTGCCCATGGGCGGCGGCAAGGGCGGCTCGGATTTCGACCCCAAGGGCAAGAGCGACGCTGAAGTTATGCGCTTCTGCCAGTCCTTCATGACCGAACTGTCCCGTCACATCGGCGAGAACCTGGATATTCCGGCCGGCGACATCGGCGTCGGCGCTCGGGAAATCGGCTACATGTATGGTCAGTACAAACGCCTGCGCAACGAGTTTACCTCGGTGCTGACCGGTAAGGGCCTGACCTATGGCGGCAGCCTGATTCGTCCGGAAGCCACCGGTTATGGCGCCGTGTACTTCGCCGAGGAAATGCTGCAGGAACGTGGACTCAGCCTGGAAGGTCAACGCATAGCTCTTTCCGGCTCCGGCAATGTTGCCCAGTACGCCGCGCTCAAGGCCATGGACCTGGGTGCCATGGTGATCTCGATATCCGACTCCGGCGGCACCCTGTATTTCTCTGAGGGGATGACTGCTGAACAGTGGCACCACCTGATGGAGCTGAAGAACGAGCGTCGTGGCCGTCTGGTGGAAATGGCCAGCCAATTCAATCTGGAATTCCTGGCCAAGCGCACACCCTGGCACCTGGCCTGCGACATCGCCCTGCCCTGCGCCACTCAGAATGAACTCAACGGTGATGACGCCCGCACGCTGATTGCCAATGGCTGCCATTCGGTAGTTGAAGGCGCCAACATGCCTTCTACCCTGGAAGCGATTGATGTCTTCCTCGAGAACCGCATCCTCTTCGCCCCGGGCAAGGCAGCCAACGCCGGTGGCGTCGCGGTGAGCGGGCTGGAAATGAGCCAGAACGCCATGCGCATGCAGTGGACCGATGGCGAAGTGGACACCAAGCTGCATGCCATCATGCAGTCCATCCACTCTGCTTGCGAGCGCTACGGCAAGGAAGAAGACGGCTATATCAACTACGTGAAGGGCTCCAACATCGCCGGCTTCGTCAAGGTCGCCGATGCCATGCTGGCCCAGGGCGTGGTCTGATCTAACACCCACCTCACGCTCCGCACAACCCGATCGTTCCCACGCTCCGCGTGGTAACGCCTGGTGGGACGCTCTGCGTCCCGACCTCAACCGTGGCAGGCTGCTAGTTCGGACGCTGGAGCGTCCACGGCGGAGCTCCCACGCAGAGCGTGGGAGCTATCGTCTAACTCTACCCCGCAACTTCAATCAAACAACACACCCAACGCCTCATCCAGCCGGGTCACCGGCACTACCTGCATGCCCTTGGGTGACTCCTTGGGTGCATTGGCCTTGGGCACGATAGCCCGGGTAAAACCGTGCTTGGCGGCTTCCTTCAAACGCTCCTGGCCACTGGGCACAGGGCGGATCTCACCGGAAAGGCCCAACTCGCCAAACACCATCAGATCCATCGGCAACGGCCGGTTGCGCAGACTGGAAATGACCGCCGCAAGCAGCGCCAGGTCCGCTGCGGTTTCCAGCACCTTGACGCCACCGACCACGTTGACGAATACATCCTGATCATAAGTCGGCACACCGCCATGGCGGTGCAGCACAGCCAGCAGCATGGCCAGACGGTTCTGATCCAGACCCAAGGTCACTCGCCGCGGGTTGCCCAGATGACTGGTATCGACCAGCGCCTGCACTTCCACCAGCATCGGCCGCGAGCCTTCCCAGGTAGACATCACTACACTGCCTGGAATCGGCGCATCGTAGCGCGACAGGAAAATTGCCGACGGGTTTGAGACCTCCTTCAAGCCTTTATCGGTCATGGCAAACACGCCGAGTTCATTGACGGCACCGAAGCGGTTCTTCACTGCGCGCAGCATGCGCAGGCGGCCATCAGCCTCACCCTCGAAGTACAACACGGTATCGACCATGTGCTCCAGCACACGCGGCCCGGCCAGCGAGCCTTCCTTGGTTACATGGCCTACCAGGAAAATAGCGGTGCCGCTCTGCTTGGCATAGCGCACCAGTAGCGCTGCGCTTTCTCGTACCTGAGCCACGCCGCCGGGAGCCGACTGCAACTGCTCGGTGAAAATGGTCTGGATCGAATCGACCACCATCACCTTGGGCTGTTCACGCCGCGCGGTGCCGACGATGCTTTCGATGCAGGTCTCAGTCATGACCTTGAGCTTGTCTTCCGGCAAGCCCAGCCGTTTGGCACGCATGGCAACCTGCTGCTGGGATTCTTCGCCGGTGACATACAGCGCTGGAATATTCTCCGCAAGACGGCATAAGGTCTGTAGCAGGATGGTCGATTTACCGATCCCCGGATCACCACCAATCAGCACCACCGAGCCGCTTACCAGGCCGCCACCCAATACCCGATCAAGCTCGGACGAGCCGCTGGGTTGGCGAGGCATTTCCTCGGTAGACACTTCTGCCAGCGTACGCACCTGAGCGAGTTCCCCCGCCCAATTGGCGCCGCGTGAAGAACCGCCGCTGCCGCCGACCGGGGTGGTGTCAATCATGGTCTCGACCAGGGTATTCCATGCCTGGCATTCGCTACATTGCCCAGCCCACTTGGTAGAGGTAGCACCACACTCGGTGCAGCCATAGAGTCGCTTGTTCTTCGCCATCATCAATCCATAAATATTTTCAGCCAGCTGCCACTATACTGCTCAGTTGATAATAAATCCTGACGGACAATGAAGATCTCGGGTTCACTGAGGCTCTATACCGCAGCCGGGAACCATGGCCGCAATGTGAACAGGCAATGAATGACGTGGTCGAACATACCGCCAGCTCAACGCGCTCCGGTATGTCACGGCGCTACAGAGTGCGTTGAAGTAAGATATAAAAAGCCACGACGGTATACAGGAGATTTAAACATGAGTCTGATTCAGGAATTCAAAGCTTTCGCCGTGCGCGGTAATGTCATGGACATGGCCGTGGGGATCATTATCGGTGCCGCTTTCGGCAAGGTGGTTTCATCCTTTGTTGGCAACGTCATCATGCCGCCATTGGGGCTATTGATCGGCGGGGTGGATTTCAGCGACCTGGCCGTGGTGTTACGCGAAGCCCAGGGCGAGCTGGAAGCCGTCACCCTCGGCTATGGCGCCTTCATCCAGAGCGTGGTGGATTTTCTGATCATTGCAGCGGCTATCTTTGTCGCCGTCAAAGTCATGAACAATCTCAAGCGCAAGGAACAGGAAGCGCCCTCCGCTCCTCCTGCGCCCAGTACCGAAGAAGTGCTGCTGACCGATATCCGTGATCTGCTCAGGCAGCAGGCCAACAAGTAAAGCGGTCATCATTTCGAACGGGCGGCCGTCCCGTTCGATATGATGCGCGAATATATACTACGGTGATCCGGCACATCGGCCTGCGCTATACTGACCGCCCCTGACTCGATTACCCGGCCCGCCAATGCACGTCTGTGATACCCCCTTCGGTACTCTCCAGCTCGACCGCTATCCGCCTACCCGCAACCCGACATTGCAGCCATTCGATGCGGCCGACATGTACCTGCTGCAAACTCACGCAGACATGACACCCGCTGCTGGCCCAGTGCTGGTGGTCAACGACAACTTCGGCACTCTGGCCTGCGCGCTGGCGCTGGCAGGCACGAGAGTATTGAGTTGGGGGGACTCGCATCTGGCTGAGCGCGCACTGCAGCTGAATGCCGGGCATAATCAGCTACCGGATAATGCAGTGGCGTTCGTCGACAGCCAGGAGTTACCCACAGGCACCTTCGCGCGGGTGCTACTACGCATTCCGAAAAGCCTCGCCTTGCTGGAAGATCAGCTCAATTGCCTGCGCCCGCTATTAGCTGGTGATAGCCTGTTGATCGCCGGCGCAATGCTCAAGCACCTGCCGCCCCGCGCCGGCGACCTGCTGGCGCTGTATGTCGGCTCCTACCAAGCATCTCTGGCCTGGAAGAAGGCACGTTTACTGACTGCTCGATTTGACAGCACCCTAGCCCCTGCCACACCACAGTTAACCACTCACTACACCCTGCCTGATAGCAATTGCCAACTCGCTAACCTGCCTGGCGTGTTCTCGCGTGAGCGGCTGGATATCGGTACCCGCGTCATGCTCCCGTGCATCCCGCAGGCGGATGGCGTGGTACGCATTGTCGACCTGGGTTGCGGTAACGGTGCGCTGGGCATCCAGGCTGCCCGGCTCAATACCGAGGCGCAGTTGACCTTCGTTGACGAGTCTTTCGCCGCCATTGCTTCCGCGCGGAAAAACTTTCGCCTTGCCTGTCCCGGACGTGACGCCGTGTTTGCCGTCAGCGACGGCCTGATGGAGGCCAACCCCGCCAGCGCCGACCTGGTACTGTGCAACCCACCCTTCCATCAGCAACAGGTGATCGGCGATGAAATCGCCATGCGCCTGTTCCAGCAGAGCCGCGATGCGCTTGTACCCGGCGGCACCTTGCTGGTGGTAGGTAATCGTCATCTGGGCTACCACGTCAAACTGCGGCGCTTCTTCGATGTTGTGGAGCAGATCGGCGGCAACAGCAAGTTTGTGGTGCTGCGCTGCCTGCGCGGTTGATCCGTGCAGGTTGTACACACTTTCTGTGGATAACTCTGTGAACAGGCTTGTAGTAACTGCGTCTGGACCATAGAGGGACAGGCCTTGCCGCAATGAGTTCAAAAAACAA
Above is a genomic segment from Halopseudomonas litoralis containing:
- a CDS encoding substrate-binding periplasmic protein, whose translation is MILLLLFSSSAVLAQQKPEIRVAFMDFPGYSELDESGRPTGKAVELTRRLLNEAGYEAQVQILPAARIWLGLESGDVHLWPGVLNKPGLDNDTLLTERDMGQVGINLYYLAGEPPPDWPQGLRGKSVITITNFTYTSALKDILADPALDLTLHKSNSHSGAVKMLLRGRGDYLLDYRAQVDVVLQDLNMAPLPYIEVANHPMRFVLSRHSGFVEQLKADLDAAFDRLQAQGVELDVTKQ
- the ettA gene encoding energy-dependent translational throttle protein EttA; this encodes MAQYVYSMHRVSKVVPPKRQILKDISLSFFPGAKIGVLGLNGSGKSTLLRIMAGVDTEFDGEARPMPGINVGYLPQEPQLDADKTVREIVEEAVSQITNAQARLDEVYAAYAEPEADFDALAAEQAKLEAILQAADGHNLARQLEVAADALRLPPWDALIGHLSGGEKRRVALCRLLLSAPDMLLLDEPTNHLDADSVAWLEQFLHNFPGTVVAITHDRYFLDNVAGWILELDRGHGIPFEGNYSQWLESKANRLSTEAKQEASHAKAMKAELEWVRQGAKGRQSKSKARLQRFEEMQSQEFQKRSETNEIYIPTGQRLGDQVIELHNVSKGYGDRVLIDDLSLTIPKGAIVGVIGGNGAGKSTLFRMLTGKEQPDSGKIVIGDSVQIASVDQSRDELDGSKTVWEQVSDGFDMIKVGNYEVPSRGYVGRFNFKGADQQKFVKDLSGGERGRLHLALTLKQGANVLLLDEPSNDLDVETLRALEEALLDFPGSAIVISHDRWFLDRIATHILSYEDDAKVVFFEGNYTEFEADRKKRLGEAAAQPHRVRYKKLA
- the mqo gene encoding malate dehydrogenase (quinone), producing MTAKDVDVLLVGGGVMSATLGMLLKQLDPNMTITLVERLDHVAHESTDGWNNAGTGHAGYCELNYTPQADDGSITINRALSINANFEVTLQFWSYLVEQQILPAPGKFINPTAHQSFVWGENDVAFLRKRHELLSAHPLFAEMQYSESPEKLNEWMPLVMRDRTDGVPVAATRVEHGSDVDFGSLTRSMIKHLVTQDNFDLLLSHSVKSMRKSKRGHWRVAVKDEHSGEDKQFNARFVFLGAGGGSLPLLQKSHIDESQGYGGFPVSGQWLVCRKPEIVQQHHSKVYGKAPVGAPPMSVPHLDTRIINGEPALLFGPFAGFTTKFLKKGSVFDLFSSVRPYNVAPMMAVGRDNMDLTKYLIAESFQSHKDRVASLRNFFPDAKEEDWTLQNAGMRVQIIKKDAEGHGKLEFGTETVAAKDGSLAALLGASPGASTAVQAMIDVLQRCFKDRMASPQWQARMKELVPSYGQSLIDDAELLKTVRDRTLSTLNLRRD
- a CDS encoding methyltransferase is translated as MHVCDTPFGTLQLDRYPPTRNPTLQPFDAADMYLLQTHADMTPAAGPVLVVNDNFGTLACALALAGTRVLSWGDSHLAERALQLNAGHNQLPDNAVAFVDSQELPTGTFARVLLRIPKSLALLEDQLNCLRPLLAGDSLLIAGAMLKHLPPRAGDLLALYVGSYQASLAWKKARLLTARFDSTLAPATPQLTTHYTLPDSNCQLANLPGVFSRERLDIGTRVMLPCIPQADGVVRIVDLGCGNGALGIQAARLNTEAQLTFVDESFAAIASARKNFRLACPGRDAVFAVSDGLMEANPASADLVLCNPPFHQQQVIGDEIAMRLFQQSRDALVPGGTLLVVGNRHLGYHVKLRRFFDVVEQIGGNSKFVVLRCLRG
- the gdhA gene encoding NADP-specific glutamate dehydrogenase; protein product: MTDTLTACLAHLKLRDPEQPEFHQAAEEVLSTLWPFLQEHPKYLKAGIIERLIEPERVIMFRVPWMDDNGQVHVNRGFRVQMNSAIGPYKGGLRFHPSVNLGVLKFLAFEQVFKNALTTLPMGGGKGGSDFDPKGKSDAEVMRFCQSFMTELSRHIGENLDIPAGDIGVGAREIGYMYGQYKRLRNEFTSVLTGKGLTYGGSLIRPEATGYGAVYFAEEMLQERGLSLEGQRIALSGSGNVAQYAALKAMDLGAMVISISDSGGTLYFSEGMTAEQWHHLMELKNERRGRLVEMASQFNLEFLAKRTPWHLACDIALPCATQNELNGDDARTLIANGCHSVVEGANMPSTLEAIDVFLENRILFAPGKAANAGGVAVSGLEMSQNAMRMQWTDGEVDTKLHAIMQSIHSACERYGKEEDGYINYVKGSNIAGFVKVADAMLAQGVV
- the mscL gene encoding large-conductance mechanosensitive channel protein MscL, with translation MSLIQEFKAFAVRGNVMDMAVGIIIGAAFGKVVSSFVGNVIMPPLGLLIGGVDFSDLAVVLREAQGELEAVTLGYGAFIQSVVDFLIIAAAIFVAVKVMNNLKRKEQEAPSAPPAPSTEEVLLTDIRDLLRQQANK
- the glyA gene encoding serine hydroxymethyltransferase, translating into MFSRSNDIATFDAELWASMQQEAQRQEEHIELIASENYTSPAVMQAQGSVLTNKYAEGYPGKRYYGGCEFVDVAEQLAIDRAKELFGADYANVQPHAGSQANSAVFQALLQAGDTVLGMSLAHGGHLTHGASVNFSGKMYNAVQYGINTDTGLIDYDEVERLAVEHKPKMIIAGFSAYSQILDFPRFREIADKVGAYLFVDMAHVAGLVAAGVYPNPVPHADVVTTTTHKTLRGPRGGLILARANEALEKKLNSAVFPGGQGGPLMHVIAAKAICFKEAMSDEFKAYQQQVVKNAQAMAEVFIERGFDVVSGGTLNHLFLLSLIKQDITGKDADAALGRAFITVNKNAVPNDPRSPFVTSGLRIGTPAVTTRGFKESECRELAGWICDILGNMGDESVIDRVREQVKAICARLPVYGD
- the radA gene encoding DNA repair protein RadA, with product MAKNKRLYGCTECGATSTKWAGQCSECQAWNTLVETMIDTTPVGGSGGSSRGANWAGELAQVRTLAEVSTEEMPRQPSGSSELDRVLGGGLVSGSVVLIGGDPGIGKSTILLQTLCRLAENIPALYVTGEESQQQVAMRAKRLGLPEDKLKVMTETCIESIVGTARREQPKVMVVDSIQTIFTEQLQSAPGGVAQVRESAALLVRYAKQSGTAIFLVGHVTKEGSLAGPRVLEHMVDTVLYFEGEADGRLRMLRAVKNRFGAVNELGVFAMTDKGLKEVSNPSAIFLSRYDAPIPGSVVMSTWEGSRPMLVEVQALVDTSHLGNPRRVTLGLDQNRLAMLLAVLHRHGGVPTYDQDVFVNVVGGVKVLETAADLALLAAVISSLRNRPLPMDLMVFGELGLSGEIRPVPSGQERLKEAAKHGFTRAIVPKANAPKESPKGMQVVPVTRLDEALGVLFD